In one Mucilaginibacter sp. PAMB04168 genomic region, the following are encoded:
- a CDS encoding histidine kinase, producing the protein MKGDYSYYSGSFLKLNRNNAAIGVIVGLCLCAVQSVFRERIMATKDILMTIMFSIVITLSITNSVYLYQCFLKPKKKVNLWQFILVYYVCNLLGMLIGVELSYFFVSLIFHLKYVPLAHFNDYKFTFIVVLIVGTIIYFYMAQKATMNAQIKEKELDLARLKQLKTQAELQTLQSKINPHFLYNSLNSIASLIHEDADKAEDMTLKLSKLFRYSINSQQENMALVKDEMEIVNTYLDIEKVRFGDRISFTSSIDNNLLDKRIPRFLVQPLVENALKHGLNHTAKNGILEVNLKQQNHKLIIEVVDNGPPFPDELNMGYGMQSTYDKLNLLYGEGYEMQLINTPRKHIFLSLPII; encoded by the coding sequence ATGAAAGGTGATTACAGTTATTATAGCGGCTCCTTCTTAAAGCTTAACCGCAACAATGCTGCTATAGGAGTTATTGTAGGGCTGTGTTTATGTGCAGTGCAATCCGTGTTTAGGGAAAGAATAATGGCCACCAAGGATATACTGATGACCATTATGTTTAGCATTGTTATTACCCTAAGCATAACCAACAGTGTTTACTTGTACCAATGCTTCCTTAAACCTAAAAAAAAGGTTAATCTGTGGCAATTCATTCTGGTATACTATGTATGCAATCTGTTGGGTATGCTTATCGGTGTGGAGCTTTCTTATTTCTTCGTATCGCTCATTTTTCACCTGAAGTACGTTCCGCTTGCTCATTTTAACGATTACAAGTTCACCTTCATCGTTGTGCTCATTGTAGGCACCATTATTTATTTTTATATGGCCCAAAAAGCCACTATGAATGCACAGATTAAAGAAAAGGAGTTGGATCTGGCGCGCCTGAAGCAATTAAAAACACAAGCTGAACTGCAAACACTGCAATCTAAAATCAATCCGCATTTTTTATACAACTCACTTAACTCAATAGCCAGCCTTATACATGAGGATGCCGATAAAGCCGAGGACATGACACTTAAACTATCTAAGCTTTTTAGGTACAGCATTAATTCGCAGCAGGAAAACATGGCTTTAGTGAAAGATGAAATGGAAATTGTAAATACCTACCTGGATATTGAAAAGGTACGCTTTGGCGATCGCATTAGCTTTACTTCGAGCATTGATAACAATTTACTTGATAAACGTATACCTCGCTTTCTGGTCCAGCCACTGGTGGAGAATGCCCTTAAACACGGACTTAACCATACTGCCAAAAACGGCATACTCGAGGTAAACCTCAAACAGCAAAACCACAAACTGATTATAGAAGTGGTAGACAACGGCCCGCCCTTTCCAGACGAACTGAACATGGGCTATGGCATGCAAAGTACTTATGACAAGCTCAACCTACTCTATGGTGAAGGTTACGAAATGCAGCTCATCAACACCCCGCGGAAGCACATTTTTTTAAGCTTGCCTATTATTTAA
- a CDS encoding LytTR family transcriptional regulator DNA-binding domain-containing protein, whose amino-acid sequence MKTWKTLIIDDEQLARQRLKRLLKPFEEFEIIGEAVNGADGLEQVDELKPELIFLDVEMPLLNGFEMLSRLQHQPKVIFTTAYDQYAIKAFEEDSIDYLLKPIETERLEKTVKKLRQTMQQPAPALPLEALMQQLFVKKDIKTLTVKIGDKILLIKLDDIIYIEAEDKYVFLHTSDGKKHLTDFTITGLEEKLPERFVRIHRSSIINTDHIKEIRKGFNGAMVFVMNNATGSKLTSSRSNGEMLRDRFDI is encoded by the coding sequence ATGAAAACCTGGAAAACCTTAATTATAGATGATGAACAACTGGCACGCCAGCGCCTGAAACGACTGCTTAAACCTTTTGAAGAGTTTGAAATTATTGGCGAGGCCGTAAACGGTGCTGACGGCCTGGAGCAAGTTGACGAGTTAAAGCCTGAACTGATATTTTTAGATGTTGAAATGCCATTGCTTAATGGCTTTGAAATGCTGAGCCGCTTGCAGCACCAACCCAAAGTTATTTTTACTACCGCTTACGATCAGTATGCCATTAAGGCATTTGAGGAAGACTCGATAGATTACCTGCTGAAACCTATTGAAACCGAACGCCTGGAAAAAACGGTTAAAAAGCTAAGGCAAACTATGCAGCAGCCCGCCCCCGCCCTGCCGTTAGAAGCCTTAATGCAGCAGCTTTTTGTTAAAAAAGACATTAAAACACTCACCGTAAAAATAGGTGATAAGATACTGCTTATTAAGCTGGATGACATTATTTATATAGAGGCCGAAGACAAATACGTTTTTTTGCATACCAGTGATGGCAAAAAGCACCTTACCGATTTTACCATTACCGGGTTGGAAGAAAAACTACCCGAACGCTTTGTACGCATTCACCGTAGTTCTATTATTAACACCGATCATATTAAGGAGATACGCAAGGGGTTTAACGGCGCAATGGTTTTTGTAATGAACAACGCCACAGGCAGCAAACTTACCTCCAGCCGCTCAAACGGGGAAATGTTGCGCGACAGGTTTGATATTTAA
- a CDS encoding SusC/RagA family TonB-linked outer membrane protein, translating into MKKTLQRFLWVLLLIGGHAYAQTRTVIGTVTSKADGLALPGVSVMVKGSKTGTQTGPDGTYNIKVASGQALVFTFIGFESQTITPSNDRQNVALVGSASALNEVVVTGYGTQTRRAAVGSVASVKGASISQLPVQSFDQALAGRATGVQITIPTGVLNSPPVFRIRGTNSISLSSQPIFVIDGQVVFTGDVSLTSSAGNALSNINPNDIESIEVAKDAAATALYGSRAANGVVFVTTKKGKVGKPIVNYNGWVGFTNPYRLPDMMNAVEYTNYKNTAIANARAIRPGSVAASAVAIPGTNPTQFYPQEFRLQYDANGNVVDTDWQKVVYRQGVSQNHNVNISGANDNTSYYASFGYTNQKGIYNKNDYKRINTIFSLDSKINKVLTAGGKFTYSNEKNLAAVSSGSLNEEAYGTAGLGRTAMVTAPNVSPYNADGSYNIGTQYIGPGANYLAGNQAGFYNPVPLFDLNRSNNEINHAQGNVYAQLKPVSWVNLRSLYSIDYIDSDNDLFGNPIHGDAVSTVGSATGAFRKYARQTWTNTAQFDYTFATKHSVSLLAGQEQQFTSTRGYGINRQGLADLDFNVVQAGGYATNLSTSQIISSNYLASFFGRLNYNFDQKYFISGNIREDNYSGLGVKKGTFYGVGAKWEIARESFWTGAGLDKVFSSFQVKGSYGKVGNIAGLGSYDYLSTFGSGTYAGIPSLSFSAAGNNVLQWETSKKTDVGINFGMFGDRLTGEITYYKNDIDNLILRVPQPPSAGFPNSILQNVGTMYNKGIELTLGGVPIQTKEFNWTSNFNITLNKNLVTSLANGLTEIVTATGTTTTGENVNYTTVGKSLGYLKVVRTGGVDPQTGRRIFYNAAGRAVTYQHIVPTGGSLWNYLDNGAPATAITAADAVYYQNSIPKWVGGFDNTFRYKGFDLNVLLTYQLGFYVSYGSNATLHDQRFWNNTTDLLDYWTKPGDVKDAVRPIYGDNVSYGNTLPSDFNIFKGDFVKLKNVTLGYNLPKSIASKIKVNNARIYVSGQNLAIATKYPGPDPEVASNGTSSSGQGSDRNGGPNARTITFGVNFGF; encoded by the coding sequence ATGAAAAAAACTTTACAAAGATTTTTGTGGGTTTTGCTGCTTATAGGTGGTCATGCCTATGCACAAACCCGAACTGTAATTGGTACAGTTACCAGTAAAGCCGATGGCCTCGCCTTACCCGGCGTGAGTGTAATGGTGAAAGGCTCCAAAACAGGAACGCAAACCGGTCCGGATGGTACGTACAACATTAAAGTTGCCAGTGGGCAAGCCTTGGTGTTTACATTCATTGGTTTCGAAAGCCAAACCATCACACCAAGCAACGACAGGCAAAATGTAGCCTTGGTTGGTTCGGCCAGCGCGCTGAATGAAGTTGTGGTAACCGGCTACGGTACCCAAACCAGGAGAGCTGCCGTAGGTAGCGTTGCCAGTGTAAAGGGCGCTTCCATTTCACAATTGCCGGTACAAAGTTTTGACCAGGCCCTGGCCGGTAGAGCAACAGGTGTACAAATTACCATACCTACAGGCGTGCTGAACTCACCTCCGGTCTTCCGTATCCGCGGTACAAACTCAATTTCGTTAAGCTCGCAGCCAATCTTTGTTATTGACGGGCAAGTAGTTTTTACGGGCGATGTTAGCTTAACCTCATCAGCTGGTAATGCCTTGTCAAACATCAATCCAAATGATATTGAAAGTATTGAGGTTGCCAAAGATGCTGCCGCTACAGCGTTATATGGTAGCCGGGCAGCCAACGGTGTGGTGTTTGTAACCACTAAAAAAGGTAAAGTAGGCAAACCAATAGTTAACTACAATGGCTGGGTGGGCTTTACTAACCCGTATCGTTTACCCGATATGATGAACGCCGTTGAGTATACGAATTATAAAAACACGGCTATTGCCAACGCAAGAGCTATACGTCCGGGTTCTGTAGCAGCATCTGCGGTAGCTATACCTGGTACTAACCCAACGCAGTTTTACCCTCAGGAGTTCAGGTTGCAATACGATGCCAACGGAAACGTAGTAGATACCGATTGGCAAAAAGTTGTTTACCGTCAGGGTGTATCACAAAATCATAACGTAAACATTTCGGGCGCTAATGATAATACCAGTTATTATGCTTCATTTGGCTATACCAATCAAAAAGGTATATACAACAAAAACGATTACAAGCGTATTAATACCATTTTTAGCCTGGATAGCAAGATAAATAAAGTGCTTACTGCCGGTGGTAAGTTCACCTATTCAAACGAAAAGAACCTGGCTGCGGTTTCTTCAGGTTCGTTAAATGAAGAAGCCTACGGCACAGCCGGCTTAGGCCGTACAGCCATGGTAACAGCGCCCAATGTTTCACCCTACAACGCTGATGGCTCTTACAACATTGGCACGCAATATATAGGCCCGGGCGCCAACTACCTGGCAGGTAACCAGGCTGGTTTCTACAACCCTGTGCCTTTGTTCGATTTAAACCGTTCAAACAACGAAATTAACCATGCACAAGGTAACGTTTATGCACAATTGAAGCCGGTGAGCTGGGTTAATCTTCGGTCGTTGTACAGTATTGATTACATCGATAGCGATAATGATCTTTTTGGTAACCCTATACACGGTGATGCGGTATCGACCGTGGGTTCAGCTACCGGTGCTTTCAGAAAATATGCCCGCCAAACCTGGACAAACACTGCACAGTTCGACTACACTTTTGCTACTAAACATAGTGTGAGTTTACTAGCAGGACAGGAACAACAGTTTACTTCAACCAGGGGATACGGCATTAACCGCCAGGGTTTGGCTGATTTAGATTTTAATGTGGTACAGGCAGGTGGTTATGCAACCAACTTGTCTACCAGTCAAATTATTTCTTCCAACTATCTGGCATCATTCTTTGGTCGCTTAAACTATAACTTCGATCAGAAATATTTTATAAGCGGTAACATACGCGAGGATAATTACTCGGGTTTAGGTGTTAAAAAGGGTACGTTTTATGGTGTGGGTGCCAAGTGGGAAATAGCTCGTGAATCCTTCTGGACAGGTGCCGGTTTAGATAAAGTGTTCAGCTCGTTCCAGGTTAAAGGTAGCTATGGTAAGGTGGGCAATATAGCCGGTTTAGGTAGTTATGATTACTTGTCAACATTTGGTTCTGGTACTTACGCCGGCATTCCGTCTTTATCGTTTTCTGCTGCAGGTAATAACGTATTGCAGTGGGAAACCAGTAAGAAAACAGACGTTGGTATCAACTTCGGTATGTTTGGTGACCGCTTAACCGGTGAAATCACATACTACAAGAATGATATTGATAATTTAATTCTTCGCGTACCTCAACCGCCTTCTGCAGGGTTTCCAAATAGTATCTTACAAAATGTTGGCACCATGTACAACAAAGGTATTGAGTTGACATTAGGCGGTGTACCTATTCAAACCAAAGAGTTTAACTGGACCAGCAACTTCAACATTACTTTAAATAAAAACCTGGTTACTTCACTGGCAAATGGTTTAACGGAAATAGTTACAGCAACAGGTACTACAACTACCGGTGAGAATGTAAACTATACCACAGTTGGTAAATCATTAGGATATTTAAAGGTAGTGCGTACAGGTGGTGTGGATCCGCAAACAGGCCGAAGAATATTTTACAACGCAGCCGGTCGTGCTGTAACTTATCAGCACATTGTTCCAACAGGCGGTTCGCTATGGAACTATTTAGACAACGGTGCACCAGCTACGGCTATCACTGCTGCTGATGCAGTTTATTATCAAAATTCTATTCCTAAATGGGTAGGTGGTTTTGACAATACTTTCAGATATAAAGGCTTTGACCTGAATGTGTTATTGACTTACCAGCTTGGTTTTTATGTGTCTTACGGCTCAAACGCTACATTGCACGATCAGCGTTTCTGGAACAACACTACCGACCTTTTGGATTACTGGACTAAACCTGGCGATGTTAAAGATGCGGTTAGACCAATATATGGTGATAACGTATCTTATGGCAACACCCTTCCAAGTGATTTCAACATATTTAAGGGCGATTTTGTGAAGTTGAAAAACGTTACGTTAGGGTATAATCTACCTAAATCAATTGCCTCAAAAATAAAAGTTAACAATGCCCGCATATATGTAAGCGGTCAAAATTTGGCTATCGCTACTAAATATCCTGGTCCGGATCCGGAAGTTGCCTCCAACGGAACAAGTTCTTCTGGTCAGGGATCTGACAGAAACGGTGGCCCTAACGCCCGTACCATTACATTCGGTGTGAATTTCGGGTTTTAA